In the Longimicrobium sp. genome, CGGCGCAGATTACGGGAGACGCCAAGGCATTCGACGCCACCCAACCCGCGGGAAGACTACTCCTGCGCGCGTTGGCGTACTACCACCGCGATGTCGCCGCGCGCGAGAAACCCGGAAGCGCAGCGTGGAAGACTGCCCTGCTCACCGAAGCGGGCATTGCCCGGGACCCCATCTCCGTACACGTGGACACGTTCGGCCTTACCGGAGACACGCCGTATCTGCGCGAACTCCGCCGCGCCGCGCTGACGCGGTCGATGAACCTCGACAATCTCGTCGCCATCGCCGACGATGTACGAGCCTGGAACGGGGTTGCATTCGTCGTAGAGAATCCCACCGTTTTCGCGGCCCTCACCAACACGGTCCGCAGGCTGTACCGCGCGGAGAACCACCCCACGCTCGTCTGCACCAACGGCAACCTGAACCCGGCCGACTGGAAGCTCCTGGAGGCACTTTGCGCCACTGGCGCGCTCCTCTTCTACAGCGGTGACTTCGACGTGCGAGGCCTCGGTATCATGACCGGCCTCCTGAACCGGTACCCTGAAGCCGCGAGTCCCTGGCGGATGACCCCGGACGATTACGTCGCCGCCCTGCGGGACGGCTCGACAGCCCTGGATTCCGCCGGCCTGGAGAGGGTGAAAGCCGTGTTTCCCGATCTGGTGGCGAAGATGACCGAGCGCGGACAGGCGGCGCACCATGAAGCCCTGATTCGCAGGTTCGAGGATGACCTGGACCGGTGGGTGCGCAGGGGAATCACCCCACCGCGCCGCGGGGAGGGCCCGCGAAGTTCATCGGCGGCCGGAATCAGGCCGTAAGAGAGGTGGGCGGATGAGATGCCCGCGCGCAACGAGAGCGCTGCGCCGCACGTGTCATGCGCGAGTTCTACATCTAGGCCCTGCCGGCGAGCGGGGGACGCCTGGCGTCCATTTTCGCTCAGAGGCGCACCGTGCCGTGTCTGCCCGTGTCGTAGGCCCGCCGCTCCTCTGGGAGGAGTACCTGGCTGCTGAATCGGTTGCGTTCGTCGCACCGCCGCACCGGAGCGGGCCTGTTCGGACGTGTAGGATTCGTTCGGCGTCAGAACGGAACGCCGCTGGACCGGCGGTGAAGACGCAGTCGAACCGCGAGAGGCGGCGGCCTGCGGCGGCGAGGCTTGGGTTCATCCACCCGAGCACCTCGATGGCACGCGCGTGCCAGCGAACCGGATTTCGGTCCCAGATGGGTTGGTGATGAGCGACGAGGTTCCGGTAGTCTCTGATATCGATCAGCGCACTCCGGATCCCCGCTCCGCTTCTGGCCGGCAGTCGCTCCGGGGAAAGCACGTGCGGGAGATGCCGTTGCTCAGCAGCGGAGCGTGAGCCACTTTCCTGCATCGCCGCGCGACGTCTCCTGAACATCTACGCATGACCAACAGGCCCACGGGGTGGAATCGCTTCCTCTCCACGCTCAGGAGAGAGATATCCGCCGCCGCCCTGGAGTCGTACCGGCGTGCCGGCGGGCCCGTGTTCGAACTCCAGGAGTGGGTGGAAAATGGGCGCCTGGAGTGCCGGATCGACGGCGTGGACCCGTGGTCGGTGCCCCCCGCCACGCGCCAGGCATGGATCGCCGCGTGGAACGCGTTCGTTCTCCAGACCCTGGGCAGCGAACTCCTGGAGGGCGACTACAGGCAGGCGCCGGCCACGGCGGGGTTCGTGCCGCGGAGCACGGCCGAGCAGGCGCTCGGCTACTTTCGCGAGGTGGAACGGTGGGTAAACCGCGCGCAGCAGGCGCGCGCCAACCCGGAGTACCGGCTGGATGCCGACGTTCCGGCGCCGCTGCCCAGCTGGCGCCCGGCCGCGCCCATGTCGGCCGCGCACGTGGCTAGCCTGGTCGCCGCCCTGCAGGTGATCGCGAACCACGCCCGCGAAGCGATGGCCTTTCTGCCCGCGGAATCGCCGCCGGAGGAGACGCGCCGGTCGCAACTCAACGTGCTGCGGCAGATCCACGCTTCGGCCGAGGCGCGGGTCCGCTACGTCGAAGACCTGGCGGCGGGAGAGCCCGTGCCCGACATCCGGTCGCGCGCCGGGGTCCATGCCCTGGGAGCCATCGCGCAGCTGCACGCGCTGGGACAACTGGCCGCCGATCCGGAACGTGCCACGGTCGCGCCTCCACTGCCCCCGGTGCCGGCAGCGCCTGTCGCAGCACCCGGGAACGCGCTGCCCGCAGGCAGCGTCGCGGCACGCAAGAAAGCGCCGCCGGCACGGGTTCGTCAGCACCAGGACGCGGCCGGGCGGTCCGTCGTGGAACATGCGGACACGATCGCATTCACGGGCACGCTTCCCGGCCCCGCCACGTACCAGGCGCGGATCGGGCAGGTGCGTGACCGCCGATCGGTCAGGTGGCGCCTGGATGTGCGCTCATCCACCACCACCAACGCGCTCGGGCTGAAAGCGGCTGCCCTTTCCCTGCGTTGTGATGGCGGACAACCCGTAACGCTCCGGGCCAGCTGGGGCGCTCGCAAACGACCGCTCCCGAACCAGTCCGAGACGATCGAGGAAGCCGCCGAGTTCACCATTCCCACGGCAGTCATGGATCAGCTGCGCGTCGCGATCACGGTGGAGCTCTCGCTGGAGTTCCGGAATGCCATCCTGGACCTCGATCCGGTGACCGCACGCGCATTTCAGCACCACTGCGACTCGTTCGCCCGCGCGGTGTCGTAACGCCTCCTCCAGCTCACACAGTGGGCCGATCATCACCCAGCCGCGGCTCCCGTACTGTTTCTTCAGGAGTGGCCTGCGTGCACGGCGCAGGTCCGGGACGGGCCGGCTCTCTCCTCGAGAATCGGGCAAAGCCCTTGACCCTCACGTAACGTGATCCCTTACAGTGTACATCGGGGGTCCGGTGCGTGTGTCTTTTCAGGGAGCTTGCAATGGCCTACACGGTCAAGGAAGTCGCCGGGATGTCGGGGATCAGCGTGCGCACGCTTCACTTCTACGACGAAACCGGCCTGCTGAAGCCCGCCTCCCATGGAACGAACGGCTACCGCTAC is a window encoding:
- a CDS encoding DUF2399 domain-containing protein — protein: MHPDLQRDLLELLREPALERLLEALHASLVKHGEPRGRVEIRDDDEAHALQGIIGKRFTPGKKASVAEIDRMLRENTRFSCSLADAVRMYRGGGPIVRPKVVKAQAAAAREQAVRRCFEQVAGLGLSAQAYSRVIGWMHAAEMNLRKKAGAWGEQPLLDAVRAVALAFGRMPERNGPPVYLAELAAQITGDAKAFDATQPAGRLLLRALAYYHRDVAAREKPGSAAWKTALLTEAGIARDPISVHVDTFGLTGDTPYLRELRRAALTRSMNLDNLVAIADDVRAWNGVAFVVENPTVFAALTNTVRRLYRAENHPTLVCTNGNLNPADWKLLEALCATGALLFYSGDFDVRGLGIMTGLLNRYPEAASPWRMTPDDYVAALRDGSTALDSAGLERVKAVFPDLVAKMTERGQAAHHEALIRRFEDDLDRWVRRGITPPRRGEGPRSSSAAGIRP